Within the Miscanthus floridulus cultivar M001 chromosome 17, ASM1932011v1, whole genome shotgun sequence genome, the region ATCAACCCAGTTCTTCCACCTTGCCTCAAACTCACTGTCGATCAAAGAATCATATATTACAGTGACCAAATCGGTTCTCATCGCTTCATATTCTGGCAAGTCACCTATTTTCTCTGAAATACTTCTCACTACATGCCAATCACTTATTCTATGGCGTGTCTTTGGAAACACTTCTCGAACTGCGGCTTTTATCGCCACACATTCATCAGTAACTATGGCATTTGGAGGCCGTTCCTTCATACAAGTTAACCATGACCTGAACAGCCACAAGAAGCTCTCTGTACTCTCATCTGACAGCAATCCACAGCCTAACAATACAAGCTGACCATGATGATTAACACCCAGAAATGAAACGAGCGGGACATGATACATGTTCCTTAAGCATGTCGTATCAATCCAAACAGCATCGCTGAAATACTGATACGCTGCCCTGGATCTGGAATCAGCCCAGAGAACACTCCTCAGATGGCCCTCCACATATAAGTCCATGACATAGAAGGAGTTTGGCAGCTTTGCCTGCATCTCGGCGAAGAAACcgttgatggccacgacatcAGCTTCCCCGATCTTAAGCCGCCCCCACTCATCAAATATCGGGACATCGATGTCACCGGCCGCCGAGCATTCTCCTCTGGCAGCCCTCACCACGAGATCTTTGCTCAGCCCGCTAGGCAGCGTCTTGTAGCACCTGAGGAAGCGTGCGGCGGACGGGTTGAGCGCGTGGTTGTGCTCGAGGTTCGCATCCGTGAGGTGCAGCAAGTTGTCCACCCAGAGCCTGGCAACGACGGTGGCCTGGCAGTTGGTCTTGGCGGTGGGCCTGGCCTGGTAGCAGGCGTCCTCCTTGCCGGTGCCCCACTTGTTGCAGACGAGGacgaggcggcggcagaggccgGCCTTGGTGAAGGAGGACTTCTTGACGCAGACGCCGAAGCCCGTGCGCAGGGCGTAGCGCTTGTAGAAGTTGAGCACCTCCTCGTACGACTTGAACACCATCCCGTCCCGCGGCGTGCGGTCGTCCCCGTACTGCGCCGCCagtgacaacgacgacgacgcggcggcggtggcgaccgCCGtggcctcgacaccggcgccgccgAAGCTGACGCCGTCGTCAAGCTCGACGGtctccgccgcggccgccgcctcgACCATGGCGGCCAGCTCCTTGCTGGCGGGGGAGATGTCCCccgcgtcgtcgtcctcctcctggtTGCCCCCAAAGTCCAGCTCCTCCCCCGGGTTCAAACCCACCTCCATCATGGTTGCCCCCTGCTAATCCACGACCCAATCAGAGGCGGAATCACGCGAACGAACTCTTTGGGGGGACAACAGAATCCAGTCATCGCCAGTGATTCAAACGAGCTAGGGTTGCTTACCGACGAGAGAAGTAGTCAATCCGAGTCCGGCATCGCCAGTGATTCAAACGAGCTAGGGTTGCTTACCGACGAGAGAAGTAGTCAATCCGAGTCCGGCTGGAGGGCgaaggaagaggaggacaccGAGAGAGTAATGGCGATTGCTTCGTGGTGGCCGGAGGTGTGAGTGCTTCGTTGAGACGAACGGGCCAGGCCCCAGAGTCCAGAGAGCGCCGCCGCAGGCGAAGTGGAAGAAGAGAAGCTTGGGCGACTACTACTAGGGGTCAAGAAGGGCCAAAGCCCAAAGAGGCGCCGTGATAATTTTGTTAATGTCTGAGGTTGTTTCCGCACAAAATGGTGCGGGAACGCCGGGAGGAAGggaaaaagtgaaaaaaatacgGGGACTTCACGTTTTGCGGCAATAATACATTCACGTTAATTTTAAGGAAAAAGAAGGGCAGGAATGATTAATTAGACCGTTATAACTCCAATGCTGGATGTTGCACAACTCATCAGCTCATATAACAATGAAAAaagggaagaaaaaaaaacatctcgTAACAAAAATGTCCTCCAGCTTCAGTCCAAAGAACCAATAGCTAATCCAGCCCTAAAATTGGTTTATCGTGTGCCATTTTATCACAGTATGCCAATAAAGCATACATTTGGTGATGAATTATAAACTGATATGACCTATCTAAACTGTAAACACCATAAAATGGGTCCACAGATGATCTTCCAGTTACATATTTACATGAACTTACTGGCATCTCATGTTTTtgacaaaatacatcaaaattgTTCCTAACATAAGGACAAATATGGTTTCCTCAATTTGTACAAAATTCTGAACAGCCTAAGTAATGGAACTGTCACGCTGAACCATCGCTGTGGTCTATACTCTATAGCCAGGGTACAACAGCCTCACTGGAAAATTGAATTCCCGCTCAGTATCAACACTCAATAGCTTTAAGCCCTTAGCTTAAGCCTGGGTGATGCTTTGCTCGTTGTTTATGTGGAACTTACACAGACGAGAATATACAAATGAACTGGATCGATCCAAACTTCCAAAGC harbors:
- the LOC136516871 gene encoding protein FAR1-RELATED SEQUENCE 6-like isoform X2 — protein: MMEVGLNPGEELDFGGNQEEDDDAGDISPASKELAAMVEAAAAAETVELDDGVSFGGAGVEATAVATAAASSSLSLAAQYGDDRTPRDGMVFKSYEEVLNFYKRYALRTGFGVCVKKSSFTKAGLCRRLVLVCNKWGTGKEDACYQARPTAKTNCQATVVARLWVDNLLHLTDANLEHNHALNPSAARFLRCYKTLPSGLSKDLVVRAARGECSAAGDIDVPIFDEWGRLKIGEADVVAINGFFAEMQAKLPNSFYVMDLYVEGHLRSVLWADSRSRAAYQYFSDAVWIDTTCLRNMYHVPLVSFLGVNHHGQLVLLGCGLLSDESTESFLWLFRSWLTCMKERPPNAIVTDECVAIKAAVREVFPKTRHRISDWHVVRSISEKIGDLPEYEAMRTDLVTVIYDSLIDSEFEARWKNWVDRFGLQDNAWIAFLYENRHLWAPAFLKDTFWAGLCTVSQRESPSTFFEDALSSETTLVTFLASYMTLLDNRYKMERQDDFDSLNSSRVLISKYQMEEQLSRLYTLNMFMKFQDELKATMHCQVQLDGSASSFIVIDLTEAGSEMLNKKYEVVHCMGTNRMECNCGLFQFSGIVCRHALSVLKWQQVYDIPPCYVLYRWRADFKQLHYPDNPPKDLATSNHVERYDYISLQFLRLVEIGMTSDEKYRHAVRLLKDMKETLLDDNLCRDLEQKLTPAERAIVNGDNHTQPGSSEGGPAKKRRGRPPKKNKEINVDSMESLLVSSDVTQKGAFHSASTTSNLGTHVRTHGIVDLMEEVHPSELSFDSRYGVQSGPSHHFGNQLNAGNTLQFGQSTSAAEHSRVQWVFPNGMYQDDQVTYGRRTS